A region of Paramormyrops kingsleyae isolate MSU_618 chromosome 17, PKINGS_0.4, whole genome shotgun sequence DNA encodes the following proteins:
- the traf4a gene encoding TNF receptor-associated factor 4a, which translates to MPGFDYKFLEKPKRRFQCPLCNKAMREPVQVSTCGHRFCDTCLQEFLSEGVFKCPEDQLPLDYAKIYPDPDLEQQILSLAIRCIHSEEGCRWSGQMKQLQSHFSTCAFNVVPCPNRCAAKLTRRDLPDHLQHDCSKRKVKCEFCGCEFTGEAYENHQGICPQESVYCENKCGARMMRRLLSQHSVSECPKRTQPCKYCGKEFVYDTIQNHQYHCPRFPVPCPNQCGTPNIAREDLANHVKESCGSALVLCPFKDAGCKHRCPKLALGRHLEETTKSHLTMMCNLVGRQRQELLELRREVEELSISHDGVLIWKLSDYSRKLQEAKLRSNHEFFSPPFYTHRYGYKLQVSAFLNGNGSGEGTHLSIYIRVLPGEYDNLLEWPFSYKVTFSILDQSDPSLSKPQHITETFNPDPNWKNFQKPCSTRNSLDESTLGFGYPKFISHEEIKKRNYIRDNSIFLKASIEIPQKIIS; encoded by the exons ATGCCGGGGTTTGATTACAAGTTCCTGGAGAAGCCGAAGCGACGTTTCCAATGTCCTTTGTGCAACAAGGCTATGCGCGAACCCGTGCAAGTTTCCACATGTGGACATAGGTTTTGTGATACGTGCCTACAAGAATTCCTAAG TGAGGGGGTGTTTAAGTGTCCCGAGGACCAGCTCCCATTGGATTATGCTAAG ATCTACCCCGACCCGGACCTGGAGCAGCAGATCCTGTCCCTGGCCATTCGCTGCATCCACAGCGAGGAAGGCTGTCGCTGGAGCGGCCAGATGAAGCAGCTGCAG AGTCACTTCTCCACCTGCGCCTTCAATGTGGTTCCATGCCCCAACCGCTGCGCCGCCAAGCTGACGCGGAGGGACCTGCCCGACCACCTGCAGCACGACTGCTCCAAGCGCAAGGTGAAATGCGAGTTCTGTGGCTGCGAGTTCACCGGCGAGGCCTATGAG AACCACCAGGGTATCTGTCCCCAGGAGAGTGTGTACTGCGAGAACAAATGTGGGGCACGGATGATGCGCCGGCTCCTCTCGCAGCACAGCGTGTCTGAGTGCCCCAAACGCACACAGCCGTGCAAGTACTGCGGCAAAGAGTTTGTCTACGACACCATCCAg AACCACCAGTACCACTGCCCACGGTTCCCAGTGCCCTGTCCTAACCAGTGCGGCACACCCAACATTGCCCGCGAGGACCTGGCAAATCATGTGAAGGAGAGCTGCGGAAGTGCTCTGGTGCTCTGCCCGTTCAAAGACGCTGGCTGCAAACACCGG TGCCCCAAGCTGGCGCTTGGCCGACACTTGGAGGAGACCACCAAGTCTCACCTGACCATGATGTGTAACCTGGTGGGACGCCAGCGGCAGGAGCTGCTTGAGTTGCGGAGGGAGGTGGAGGAGCTGTCAATCAGCCACGACGGTGTGCTGATCTGGAAGCTGTCCGACTACTCGCGCAAGCTGCAGGAGGCCAAGCTGCGCAGCAACCATGAGTTCTTCAGCCCCCCCTTCTACACCCATCGCTACGGCTACAAGCTGCAGGTGTCTGCCTTCCTCAATGGCAACGGCAGTGGCGAGGGGACACATCTCTCCATTTACATCCGCGTGCTCCCTGGAGAGTATGACAACCTGCTAGAGTGGCCTTTCTCCTACAAGGTGACTTTCTCCATCCTGGACCAGAGTGACCCCTCACTCTCGAAGCCTCAGCACATCACGGAGACCTTCAACCCTGACCCCAACTGGAAGAACTTCCAAAAGCCATGTAGCACCCGCAACTCACTGGATGAGAGCACGCTGGGCTTCGGCTACCCCAAGTTCATCTCCCATGAGGAGATCAAGAAGAGGAACTACATCCGAGACAACTCCATCTTCCTGAAGGCCTCCATAGAGATTCCTCAAAAGATAATTTCTTGA